One window of Watersipora subatra unplaced genomic scaffold, tzWatSuba1.1 SCAFFOLD_292, whole genome shotgun sequence genomic DNA carries:
- the LOC137410103 gene encoding uncharacterized protein codes for QTVARPARAPRERRARGRNPALGTPPGSAPRPPIAGPTARAPTRRTSQRDRKARPAESILVPKVRIHFAEFPSPLSAVRPEAAHLGDLMRFSVRSRRPRVPPVRIFTGSPSRPKAARDAALFAEASAFCGRPDSCARSP; via the coding sequence AAACCGTTGCCCGACCCGCGCGCGCCCCCCGAGAGCGACGCGCGCGGGGCCGGAATCCCGCTCTCGGAACGCCGCCCGGCAGCGCGCCCCGCCCGCCCATCGCTGGACCGACGGCGCGCGCCCCCACGCGGCGCACCTCGCAACGCGACCGGAAAGCCCGACCCGCAGAGTCAATCCTTGTACCGAAGGTACGGATCCATTTTGCCGAATTCCCTAGCCCGCTTTCTGCCGTTCGGCCAGAGGCTGCTCACCTCGGAGACCTGATGCGGTTCTCGGTACGCTCTCGCCGTCCGCGCGTTCCGCCCGTCCGAATTTTCACGGGTTCCCCGTCGCGACCGAAGGCCGCGAGAGATGCGGCCCTTTTCGCCGAAGCGAGCGCATTCTGCGGACGACCCGACTCCTGCGCCCGTTCGCCTTAA